In one window of Fusobacteria bacterium ZRK30 DNA:
- a CDS encoding pyrimidine/purine nucleoside phosphorylase, which produces MFNTNEYFDGKVKSLSFENSEGPATIGVMAPGEYKFGTSKKEYMTVTCGKMTVKLPGNENWEEVEAGNTFEVEADSSFLVKVEDEISYLCLYR; this is translated from the coding sequence ATGTTTAATACAAATGAATATTTTGATGGGAAGGTAAAATCTCTTAGTTTTGAAAATAGTGAAGGTCCAGCAACAATAGGAGTTATGGCTCCCGGCGAATATAAGTTCGGAACTTCGAAGAAGGAATACATGACTGTAACTTGTGGCAAGATGACGGTAAAGTTACCTGGAAATGAAAACTGGGAGGAAGTAGAAGCAGGAAATACCTTTGAAGTGGAGGCAGATAGTTCATTTTTAGTAAAAGTAGAGGATGAAATTTCTTATCTTTGTCTATATAGATAA
- the proC gene encoding pyrroline-5-carboxylate reductase encodes MKKIGFIGCGNMSQAMIGGVVNAEIFQGKNILVSDLNKKSLESVADKYGVTTTTDNLEVAKGSDILVLAVKPNLYDLVISQIKDTVKNDVIIVTIAAGKSIESTETAFGKNIKVVRVMPNTPALVGEGMSSMVPNKLTGTQELEEIIRVFESFGSTEIVEEKLMDVVTSVSGSAPAYVYMFIEAMADGAVLDGMPRDKAYKMAAQTVLGAAKMVMETGMHPGQLKDMVCSPGGTTIEAVTTLEKKGLRDAVITAMRSCTEKSKKMSK; translated from the coding sequence ATGAAAAAAATAGGTTTTATAGGCTGTGGGAATATGTCACAGGCAATGATTGGCGGGGTAGTAAATGCAGAGATATTCCAAGGGAAAAATATCCTTGTATCTGACCTTAACAAAAAAAGTTTAGAAAGTGTAGCTGATAAATACGGAGTTACTACAACTACCGATAATTTAGAAGTAGCAAAGGGAAGCGATATACTGGTACTTGCTGTAAAACCTAATCTATACGACTTAGTTATTTCACAGATAAAAGACACAGTTAAAAACGATGTTATCATTGTAACCATAGCCGCAGGAAAGAGTATAGAAAGCACTGAAACAGCTTTTGGAAAAAATATAAAGGTGGTTAGAGTTATGCCTAATACTCCTGCTCTAGTGGGAGAGGGAATGTCTTCTATGGTTCCCAACAAGTTAACAGGAACACAGGAATTAGAAGAGATAATAAGAGTATTTGAAAGTTTTGGAAGTACCGAGATTGTGGAAGAAAAACTTATGGATGTAGTTACCTCTGTAAGCGGATCTGCACCAGCTTATGTCTATATGTTCATAGAAGCTATGGCTGACGGGGCAGTCCTTGATGGTATGCCAAGGGATAAAGCTTATAAAATGGCAGCTCAAACAGTATTAGGAGCGGCTAAAATGGTAATGGAAACTGGAATGCATCCTGGTCAGCTTAAAGACATGGTGTGTTCTCCAGGGGGAACAACGATAGAGGCAGTAACTACTTTGGAGAAAAAAGGTCTTAGAGATGCAGTAATTACAGCTATGAGAAGCTGTACAGAAAAATCAAAAAAAATGTCTAAATAG
- a CDS encoding glycyl radical protein, translated as MMTERIKKLRKQSVEAVPRISMERAIIVDEVYKKHEGSVSTPVLRALVLKELMSKKELCINEGELIVGERGEKPAVTPTYPELCCHTIDDFEVMNQREKISFKVSEEAKDIQREQIIPHWEKRSMRHSILNNVTDEWNSCYQAGIFTEFMEQRGPGHTVADGKIYTKGFLDFKVDIQKAIDSLDFHTDEKALDRKHQLEGMSIACDAVMILGERYSKLAREMAEKESDPARKEELLDISKRCSRVPAHAPETFEEAIQMYWFIHLCVISELNPWDSFSPGRLDQHLNSFYTKGVDEGTMDPEKAKELLQCLWIKFNNQPAPPKVGITLKESGTYTDFANLNTGGVQPDGSDGVNEVSYIILQVMDELKLLQPSSNVHISKKTPQAFLKKSLEVVRKGWGQPALYNTDAVIQEMLIAGKTIEDARCGGNSGCIETGAFGKEAYILTGYMNLPKILEITLHNGIDPQSGKKLGIETGNPETFSTYEELFEAYKKQLKHFIDIKVKGNRIIERLYATRMPVPFLSVIIDDCITKGKDYNAGGARYNTSYIQGVGIGNIADMMTSIKYNVFDKERMSMKELLEAAKDNFEGHEEIFHLVVNKTPKYGNDDDYADDIMQEIFYAYYNEVNGRPNCNGGQHRINMLPTTCHVYFGAVIGATPDGRKANKPLADGISPSKGVDRVGPTGVIKSASKMNHLITGGTLLNQKFTPSMVEGEQGIDNLAHLVRSYFKLDGHHIQFNIISRDILLKAQENPEEYKDLIVRVAGFSDFFWNLDKALQDEIIERTEQEF; from the coding sequence ATGATGACAGAGAGAATAAAAAAACTTAGAAAGCAAAGTGTAGAAGCAGTGCCTAGAATATCAATGGAAAGAGCAATCATAGTAGATGAGGTTTATAAAAAACATGAAGGAAGTGTCTCCACACCAGTACTAAGAGCCCTAGTGTTAAAGGAGTTAATGAGTAAAAAAGAACTGTGTATAAATGAAGGCGAGTTAATTGTAGGAGAAAGAGGGGAAAAACCGGCAGTTACTCCTACTTATCCAGAACTATGCTGTCATACTATAGATGATTTTGAGGTTATGAATCAGAGAGAGAAGATATCTTTTAAGGTATCTGAAGAGGCAAAGGATATCCAAAGAGAACAAATAATTCCTCACTGGGAAAAAAGATCTATGCGTCACTCTATATTGAATAATGTAACAGATGAATGGAACTCTTGCTATCAGGCAGGAATCTTCACTGAATTTATGGAGCAGAGAGGACCAGGGCACACAGTGGCAGACGGAAAAATATACACAAAGGGATTTTTAGATTTTAAAGTCGACATACAAAAAGCCATAGACTCTTTGGATTTCCACACTGACGAAAAAGCCTTGGACAGAAAGCATCAATTAGAGGGAATGAGCATAGCATGTGACGCGGTAATGATATTAGGAGAACGTTATTCAAAACTTGCCAGGGAGATGGCAGAGAAGGAAAGCGATCCTGCAAGAAAAGAGGAACTTTTAGATATCTCAAAGAGATGTAGCAGAGTACCTGCTCACGCTCCAGAGACATTTGAAGAAGCTATCCAGATGTACTGGTTTATCCACCTGTGTGTAATCAGTGAGTTAAATCCTTGGGATTCATTTTCTCCAGGAAGACTGGACCAGCACTTAAACTCATTTTATACAAAGGGAGTAGATGAAGGAACGATGGATCCTGAAAAAGCCAAGGAACTGCTGCAGTGTCTATGGATAAAGTTTAATAACCAGCCGGCACCTCCTAAAGTAGGAATTACCCTGAAAGAGAGCGGGACATACACAGATTTTGCTAATCTTAATACAGGCGGGGTTCAGCCAGACGGATCGGATGGTGTCAATGAAGTAAGTTATATCATACTACAGGTAATGGATGAATTGAAGTTATTGCAGCCAAGCTCAAATGTTCACATAAGTAAAAAAACTCCCCAGGCTTTTTTAAAAAAATCTTTAGAAGTAGTAAGAAAAGGGTGGGGACAGCCTGCACTTTATAATACAGACGCTGTAATTCAGGAGATGCTTATTGCAGGAAAAACAATAGAGGATGCCAGATGCGGTGGAAACAGCGGGTGTATAGAAACTGGAGCTTTTGGTAAGGAAGCTTATATTCTTACAGGGTATATGAATCTTCCTAAGATACTAGAAATAACTCTTCACAATGGAATCGATCCTCAGAGCGGGAAAAAACTGGGAATAGAAACAGGAAATCCGGAAACTTTTTCTACTTATGAAGAGCTGTTTGAAGCTTATAAAAAGCAATTAAAGCACTTTATTGATATTAAGGTGAAAGGAAACAGGATAATTGAAAGATTGTATGCAACAAGGATGCCTGTACCATTTCTGTCTGTAATCATAGATGACTGTATTACGAAGGGAAAAGACTATAATGCAGGGGGAGCAAGATACAACACATCGTATATCCAGGGAGTAGGTATAGGTAATATTGCAGATATGATGACATCCATTAAATACAATGTTTTTGATAAAGAAAGGATGTCGATGAAGGAATTATTGGAAGCTGCGAAAGATAATTTTGAGGGGCATGAAGAAATCTTTCATCTGGTTGTCAACAAAACTCCTAAATACGGGAATGATGATGATTATGCAGATGACATCATGCAGGAGATATTTTATGCTTACTATAATGAGGTAAATGGAAGGCCTAACTGTAACGGCGGACAACACAGAATAAACATGCTTCCTACCACTTGTCATGTATATTTTGGTGCAGTAATAGGAGCCACTCCAGATGGTAGAAAAGCAAATAAACCTCTGGCAGATGGAATATCACCATCTAAGGGAGTAGACAGGGTAGGACCTACAGGAGTTATAAAATCGGCATCTAAAATGAATCACCTGATAACAGGAGGAACACTTCTTAATCAGAAGTTTACGCCTTCCATGGTAGAGGGAGAGCAGGGAATAGACAACCTGGCTCATCTGGTGAGATCGTATTTCAAGTTAGACGGCCACCATATTCAGTTTAATATAATCAGCAGGGATATACTTTTAAAGGCTCAGGAAAATCCTGAAGAGTATAAGGATCTTATTGTAAGGGTTGCAGGGTTTAGTGATTTCTTCTGGAATCTTGATAAAGCACTTCAGGATGAGATAATAGAGAGAACGGAACAGGAATTTTAG
- a CDS encoding glycyl-radical enzyme activating protein, whose protein sequence is MKGTIVNVQRYSVHDGPGIRTTIFFKGCPLKCWWCHNPENISLKEEIMSCKDKCTNCGRCIKICREEAIKLKDGNPFVELEKCKSCGRCAEFCISEAKEHVGKEVHVNELMVHIKKDIPFYEESGGGVTFSGGEPLMQGEFLNEVLKRCKNFNINTTLDTCGYSDWEKIEKIHDKVDLFLYDLKIFDDEKHIKYTGVSNKLILENLKKLSSLGKNIYVRMPIIKGINDDSEHVDNCVKFLSKLNILQVNLLPYHKLGMDKYEKLDKEYKLTGEEKPSDNEMKKIAEKFKTAGIKVKVGG, encoded by the coding sequence ATGAAAGGGACAATTGTAAATGTTCAAAGATATTCAGTTCATGACGGGCCCGGTATAAGGACTACTATATTTTTTAAAGGATGTCCGTTAAAGTGCTGGTGGTGTCATAACCCAGAAAATATAAGTTTAAAAGAAGAAATTATGTCTTGTAAAGACAAGTGTACAAATTGCGGAAGATGTATAAAGATATGCAGAGAGGAAGCTATAAAGCTAAAGGATGGAAACCCCTTTGTAGAACTGGAAAAATGTAAATCTTGTGGCAGGTGTGCTGAATTTTGTATAAGCGAAGCTAAAGAACATGTAGGGAAAGAAGTTCATGTAAATGAACTGATGGTTCACATAAAAAAAGATATCCCATTTTACGAAGAATCAGGAGGAGGAGTAACTTTTTCAGGAGGAGAACCTTTAATGCAGGGAGAATTTTTAAATGAAGTTTTAAAGAGATGTAAAAACTTCAACATTAATACTACTCTTGATACCTGTGGTTATTCGGACTGGGAAAAAATAGAGAAGATCCATGATAAGGTAGACCTATTTTTATATGATTTAAAGATATTTGATGATGAAAAACATATTAAATATACCGGGGTATCCAATAAACTGATATTAGAAAATTTAAAAAAATTATCCAGCCTGGGTAAGAATATATATGTGAGGATGCCAATTATAAAAGGTATAAATGATGACAGTGAACATGTGGATAATTGTGTGAAGTTTTTATCAAAACTTAATATACTTCAGGTGAACCTGCTTCCATATCATAAATTAGGTATGGATAAATATGAAAAATTAGACAAAGAATACAAATTAACAGGGGAAGAAAAACCATCTGATAATGAGATGAAAAAAATAGCAGAAAAATTTAAAACAGCAGGAATAAAAGTAAAAGTGGGGGGATAA
- a CDS encoding XRE family transcriptional regulator: MGENIGEKIKELRINKGMTLRALGETVDLSAGFLSQLERGLTTISVDVLQRISVELGVELTYFFREVEVKNEKKVVMRGYEKEVYELVNSQFVHYHLSNNLTDKDMVPRMIDILPKEKQERLKGYSHDGEEFIYVLEGILTLVMDDREETLFPGDSAHYSSDSLHNWGNNTSKKTRIIAVGTPNGYKK; encoded by the coding sequence ATAGGTGAAAATATAGGAGAAAAGATAAAAGAGCTCAGAATAAATAAGGGGATGACACTAAGGGCTTTGGGAGAAACAGTAGATCTGTCTGCAGGATTTTTATCCCAGCTGGAAAGAGGTCTTACAACTATCTCAGTGGATGTACTTCAGAGAATTTCAGTGGAACTAGGTGTGGAACTTACTTATTTTTTCCGTGAAGTGGAAGTAAAAAATGAAAAAAAAGTAGTAATGCGGGGATATGAAAAGGAAGTTTATGAACTGGTTAATTCACAGTTTGTCCACTATCATTTGAGTAATAACCTTACAGACAAGGATATGGTACCAAGAATGATAGATATTTTGCCAAAGGAGAAACAGGAAAGATTAAAGGGATATTCCCATGATGGAGAGGAATTCATATATGTACTAGAAGGAATTCTTACCCTTGTGATGGATGACAGGGAAGAAACTCTATTTCCGGGAGACAGTGCACACTATAGTTCTGATTCTCTCCATAACTGGGGGAACAATACGAGTAAGAAAACAAGAATAATAGCTGTAGGAACACCTAACGGCTATAAGAAATAA
- a CDS encoding DedA family protein, with protein sequence MNITEVDKFIEILLRYQGIAYLILFMGSMIETIIGLSFLFFGEIFFLAGSILASTGRLDIGKVIVVLYLGGIIGDNISYFIGRKYGMKLYETFSQYRFFKKFINKKNYDRGVTYFMKTGPVSVFLARFMGPVSWITPFISGVYAMDYKKFFIYNFFGVILGIGQFIVAGYFGGKYINLFL encoded by the coding sequence ATGAATATAACAGAAGTTGATAAATTTATAGAAATTTTGCTGAGATACCAAGGTATAGCTTACTTAATATTATTTATGGGTTCCATGATTGAAACTATTATAGGTCTTTCGTTTTTATTCTTTGGGGAGATATTTTTTCTGGCTGGAAGTATTTTAGCCAGCACAGGGAGATTAGATATAGGAAAAGTCATAGTAGTATTATATTTAGGCGGAATTATAGGGGATAATATCAGCTACTTTATCGGAAGGAAATATGGGATGAAACTTTACGAAACTTTTTCTCAATATAGGTTTTTCAAAAAATTTATAAATAAAAAAAATTATGATAGAGGTGTCACATATTTTATGAAAACAGGACCTGTCAGTGTATTTTTAGCAAGGTTTATGGGGCCTGTTTCATGGATTACCCCATTTATTTCCGGTGTATATGCTATGGATTATAAAAAGTTTTTCATCTATAATTTTTTTGGAGTTATTCTTGGAATTGGACAATTTATAGTCGCAGGGTATTTTGGAGGGAAATATATTAATCTATTTCTATAG
- a CDS encoding glycosyltransferase, whose amino-acid sequence MKKILFTISSLGLGHATRTLSIINDLKEDNFITIVSYGNALNFLEAEFSEENNIEFISMEDYPKFGRGKGIAVYFNLIIDFIKTNFLIKKEAAYVKTIEGEYDFIFSDGRYGFNSKKIPSFLLSHQISLILPKYLSFLQSLVDWINYRYIKKFDKLFIPDFFQEKDSLAGELSHTRSLKNLNHEFIGILSSYKKDNLKCDIDYLFIISGYLRDNKNSFISNLIEESKLLGGKKVFILGDMTSNEIKEMDEFNIKIYPSVTGKLRNELFNRSKVIVSRSGYTTIMDLAELEKNAILFPTPNQEEQEYLARSNKLNDHFVIENSNKKINLNTLVNKIVKTKKIINNKKTVDSLRTIRRSIDPYIKKNFFSIVIPAHNEEAFLEDTMRNLSKLNYSTEDFEIILIENGSCDRTYKIALKCKEYISNLKVYQSETGVSIAKNLGKNLVSERSDWTIFLDADSIIEPPFLRELNNYLNKNENKDFTVGTCSILPWDSDSFYSKLWFKIYDVCHSVSNTSYSIQIAKTNFSREVDYDEELHYSEDLKFIRDMKKYGEFFFFKTKDVYTSTRRFEKYGYLTLTCLWILQSVLPKKIKRNKKYKVVRNL is encoded by the coding sequence ATGAAAAAAATATTATTTACCATAAGTTCTTTAGGATTGGGTCATGCAACTAGAACTTTGTCTATAATCAATGATTTAAAGGAGGATAACTTTATTACAATAGTTTCATACGGCAATGCCCTTAATTTTTTAGAAGCAGAGTTTTCTGAGGAGAATAATATTGAGTTTATCTCTATGGAGGATTATCCAAAATTTGGCAGGGGAAAGGGGATAGCGGTTTATTTTAATTTGATTATAGATTTTATTAAAACTAATTTCCTTATAAAGAAAGAGGCCGCTTATGTCAAAACAATAGAGGGTGAATATGATTTTATATTTTCTGATGGACGATATGGATTTAATTCCAAGAAAATTCCATCCTTTTTATTATCCCATCAAATTTCATTGATTTTACCAAAATATTTATCATTTCTTCAGTCATTAGTAGATTGGATTAATTATCGTTATATCAAAAAATTTGATAAGTTATTCATCCCGGATTTTTTTCAAGAAAAAGACTCTCTCGCAGGTGAATTATCCCATACAAGATCTTTAAAAAATCTAAATCATGAATTTATCGGGATATTATCCTCATATAAAAAGGATAATTTAAAATGTGATATAGATTATTTATTTATTATCAGCGGTTATTTAAGGGACAATAAAAATAGTTTTATTTCAAACCTCATAGAGGAATCAAAATTATTAGGCGGGAAAAAAGTGTTTATTTTAGGGGACATGACTTCCAATGAAATTAAGGAGATGGATGAGTTTAATATTAAGATATATCCATCGGTTACAGGGAAATTGAGAAATGAACTTTTCAATAGGTCAAAAGTTATTGTGTCTAGAAGTGGCTATACGACTATTATGGATTTGGCAGAGTTAGAAAAAAATGCAATCTTATTTCCTACACCCAACCAGGAAGAACAGGAATATTTAGCCCGTTCTAATAAACTTAATGATCATTTTGTTATAGAAAACAGTAATAAAAAAATTAATTTAAATACTCTGGTCAATAAAATTGTTAAGACTAAAAAAATTATAAATAATAAGAAAACTGTTGATTCTTTAAGAACGATAAGGAGGAGTATAGACCCCTATATAAAGAAAAATTTCTTTTCCATTGTAATCCCGGCTCATAATGAGGAGGCATTTCTAGAAGATACAATGAGAAATTTATCTAAATTGAACTATTCTACAGAAGACTTTGAAATTATTTTGATTGAAAATGGATCCTGTGACAGGACATATAAAATAGCATTGAAATGCAAAGAATATATTTCTAACTTAAAAGTTTATCAAAGTGAAACAGGAGTTTCTATAGCTAAAAATTTAGGGAAGAACCTGGTCAGTGAGAGATCTGATTGGACCATCTTTTTGGATGCAGACAGTATAATTGAACCACCTTTCTTAAGGGAGTTGAATAATTATCTAAATAAAAATGAAAATAAAGATTTTACAGTGGGAACTTGTTCGATTTTACCCTGGGACAGTGATTCTTTTTATTCAAAGCTGTGGTTTAAAATTTATGATGTTTGTCATTCTGTTTCAAATACCTCATATTCCATCCAAATTGCAAAGACTAATTTTTCTAGGGAAGTGGACTATGATGAGGAATTACATTATTCAGAAGATTTAAAATTTATAAGAGATATGAAAAAATACGGGGAGTTCTTTTTCTTTAAAACTAAAGATGTTTATACCTCTACGAGAAGATTTGAAAAATATGGTTATCTAACCTTAACCTGCTTATGGATATTGCAGAGTGTACTACCTAAAAAAATAAAAAGAAATAAAAAATATAAGGTTGTGAGAAATTTATGA
- a CDS encoding HAD-IA family hydrolase has translation MKKTTFIFDFDGTLADSLQMGVDIYNKQIAPKFRCKKIEEKNMEILKGTNFHKLLKEHNISFFKLPILLFHLKRKMAKRMDEIQLIDDIKLSLDKLHKMGYKMGVLTSNNKKNVKSFLKHYEIDYLFEFVYAEKNPLGKDRAIKKIMKSEKLNDIIYVGDESRDIDACKKAGVDIVSVGWGFNTISHLREYNPNYLIKAPSELIEIAKTLV, from the coding sequence ATGAAAAAAACTACATTTATTTTTGATTTTGATGGGACACTAGCTGATTCATTACAGATGGGGGTAGATATATATAATAAACAAATAGCACCTAAATTCAGATGTAAAAAAATAGAGGAGAAAAACATGGAAATTTTAAAGGGGACCAATTTTCATAAATTATTGAAGGAGCACAATATTAGTTTTTTTAAACTACCAATATTGTTGTTTCATTTGAAGAGGAAAATGGCTAAAAGAATGGATGAAATCCAGCTTATAGATGATATAAAATTGTCTTTAGATAAACTTCATAAAATGGGTTATAAGATGGGGGTTTTGACTTCAAACAATAAAAAAAATGTTAAATCTTTTTTAAAGCACTATGAAATAGATTATTTATTTGAATTTGTCTATGCAGAAAAAAATCCTTTGGGTAAGGACAGGGCTATTAAAAAAATAATGAAATCAGAAAAATTAAATGACATTATCTACGTGGGAGATGAATCACGGGATATAGATGCCTGTAAAAAGGCAGGGGTAGACATTGTTTCAGTGGGATGGGGGTTTAATACAATATCTCATTTAAGGGAGTATAATCCAAATTACCTGATAAAAGCCCCGTCAGAATTAATTGAAATAGCGAAAACTTTAGTTTAG